The following proteins are co-located in the Solanum pennellii chromosome 1, SPENNV200 genome:
- the LOC107001108 gene encoding lysM domain-containing GPI-anchored protein 2 yields MVSLSSLFVSILCLLTVSSPAEASFSCTSPGTCDAIIDYTLPNATTFNAVKKLFNVKNLRSLLGVNNLPVNTPADEKLPANQTIKIPFPCLCRNGTGIANKRPIYTVVAGDFLSHIVTDIFAGLFTVEELQRVNNISNPNLIQPGDKLWIPLPCSCDDVDGEKVVHYGRLVSSGNSIEAIAQQYNVSQETLLRLNGLASPRELLAGAVLDVPLKACQSRVSNASLDYPLLVPNDTYVFTAANCVTCKCDAASNWTLQCQPSQIKSSLWKTCPSMQCQGLDNLYIGNVTDCNSTSCAYAGYSNQTIFTANTQLTCPASDNSAFGMRPGTWIWNVILVAVSSMVIVF; encoded by the exons atggTTTCTTTATCGAGTCTGTTTGTGTCCATCTTATGTCTGCTCACCGTTTCATCTCCGGCTGAAGCTTCCTTCAGTTGCACCTCACCCGGAACTTGTGACGCCATTATTGACTATACCTTACCCAACGCCACTACCTTTAACGCCGTCAAGAAACTCTTCAACGTAAAGAACCTCCGTTCCCTTCTGGGCGTCAACAATCTCCCTGTCAATACCCCTGCGGATGAGAAATTACCCGCCAATCAAACCATCAAAATCCCCTTTCCTTGTCTCTGTAGAAACGGTACCGGAATAGCCAACAAACGCCCCATTTACACCGTCGTCGCCGGCGACTTCCTATCGCACATAGTTACCGACATCTTCGCCGGTTTATTCACTGTTGAGGAACTTCAAAGGGTTAACAATATATCTAACCCCAATTTGATACAACCCGGGGATAAATTGTGGATCCCACTTCCTTGCAGCTGCGACGACGTTGACGGTGAAAAAGTTGTTCATTATGGTCGATTGGTGAGCAGTGGCAACAGTATTGAGGCTATTGCTCAGCAGTACAATGTTTCCCAGGAAACCCTTTTGAGGTTGAATGGTTTAGCAAGTCCCAGAGAACTTTTAGCTGGCGCTGTTCTTGACGTTCCCcttaaag CTTGCCAATCAAGGGTGAGCAATGCCTCACTGGACTATCCCTTGCTAGTGCCAAATGACACATATGTCTTCACTGCTGCCAATTGTGTAACGTGCAAGTGTGATGCTGCCAGCAACTGGAC GTTGCAATGCCAACCATCCCAGATAAAGTCATCTCTTTGGAAGACATGCCCCTCAATGCAGTGCCAAGGTTTAGATAACTTGTACATTGGGAATGTCACAGATTGTAATTCCACATCTTGTGCTTATGCTGGTTACAGCAACCAGACCATTTTCACCGCAAACACTCAGTTAACCTGCCCTG CCTCTGACAATAGCGCTTTCGGAATGAGGCCAGGGACATGGATATGGAATGTCATCCTCGTTGCTGTCTCCTCCATGGTTATAGTTTTTTAG